In Musa acuminata AAA Group cultivar baxijiao chromosome BXJ2-3, Cavendish_Baxijiao_AAA, whole genome shotgun sequence, the following proteins share a genomic window:
- the LOC135607367 gene encoding uncharacterized protein LOC135607367, with protein MGRGEGGPAESGSIPIAAISAVGETLATVDDLCSHLHQFLSLADRDVLTELPPLHRARAFLVLAQAASTLFLVKLRCSGIQPDDHPISKEFERISLYREKLERFDEWSKAPLRPSTRLNSQAATRFIGHSLPNLTPEQRQSLRDISRGDFVRIRPSDNHRAKKKRKQQKPERQSARAAAQEFLEKAARELLGAGELGLKGPLQEISDEEDEQIG; from the exons ATGGGCCGTGGCGAAGGAGGACCGGCGGAGAGCGGCTCCATTCCCATAGCCGCTATAAGCGCAGTCGGAGAAACCCTAGCCACTGTGGACGACCTCTGCTCCCATCTCCACCAGTTCCTCTCTctggccgaccgcgacgtgcttaCCGAGCTCCCCCCTCTCCACCGCGCCCGCGCCTTCCTCGTCCTCGCCCAGGCCGCCTCCACCCTCTTTTTAG TGAAGCTGAGGTGTAGCGGGATCCAACCGGATGATCACCCTATCAGCAAAGAGTTT GAGAGGATAAGCTTGTACCGAGAGAAACTGGAGCGATTTGATGAATGGAGTAAAG CTCCTTTGCGGCCATCGACTAGGTTGAATTCCCAGGCAGCAACACGTTTCATTGGGCACTCGCTGCCCAACTTGACTCCAG AGCAGAGGCAAAGTTTGCGGGATATTAGTCGAGGGGACTTTGTCAGAATTAGGCCTTCTGACAATCATAgagcaaagaagaagaggaaacagcAAAAACCCGAAAGACAATCTGCTCGTGCTGCTGCACAAGAGTTTCTTGAGAAAGCAGCTCGTGAGCTTCTTGGTGCTGGTGAGCTTGGTTTAAAGGGTCCCTTACAAGAGATATCAGACGAAGAGGATGAACAGATTGGTTGA